From Saprospiraceae bacterium, one genomic window encodes:
- a CDS encoding type IX secretion system membrane protein PorP/SprF encodes MHFSVQAQDVSFSQYNLFQTYYNPVLSGMFEGTVKVSLINRDHWVRFVENPYRSFGITGDIKFDLKSQDFKHDYLSLGAYFLSDRAQLLDWNKNEMGVGLSYYKKLNKAKNTYLSGGLGIGLLQRSLSYDNIYFQDQFDGLSEYNNPTGEILPINIHTTPDLKIGIGISTELTSSWNLQAASAIHYIFRPNFSFFKNLDDPNYRGVSDFRALIRTNTILNFIYEINKFEQFIPRLFVGTQGPHTIIQLGTGYRKSFYSLNQTAFHTAVAIRSVASDKLITPVDLGLQMGFEIKSFIIGLHYDIGLRDAIRFSNPTHSFELGLTWIGNYDNNGYVCPKF; translated from the coding sequence TTGCATTTTTCTGTACAAGCACAAGATGTTAGTTTTTCGCAGTACAATCTATTTCAAACCTATTACAACCCGGTTTTATCCGGTATGTTTGAGGGAACTGTGAAAGTTAGTTTAATCAACAGAGACCACTGGGTTCGATTCGTAGAAAATCCATATAGAAGTTTTGGAATTACAGGTGACATTAAATTTGATTTAAAAAGTCAGGATTTCAAACATGATTACTTATCACTTGGCGCTTATTTTTTGTCCGATCGCGCCCAACTATTGGATTGGAATAAAAATGAAATGGGCGTTGGACTTAGCTATTATAAAAAATTGAACAAAGCAAAAAATACCTATTTGTCTGGTGGTTTAGGTATAGGATTGCTCCAAAGATCCTTGAGTTATGACAATATCTATTTTCAGGATCAATTTGACGGACTCAGCGAATACAATAACCCAACCGGTGAAATTTTGCCAATAAATATTCATACGACCCCTGATTTAAAAATTGGAATTGGGATCAGCACAGAATTGACCTCCAGCTGGAACTTGCAAGCTGCCTCTGCTATTCATTATATTTTTAGACCCAATTTTTCATTTTTTAAAAACCTGGATGATCCGAACTATAGAGGTGTTTCTGACTTCAGAGCTCTTATCAGAACAAACACCATCCTTAATTTTATCTACGAGATCAATAAATTTGAACAATTCATTCCCAGGCTTTTTGTAGGCACACAAGGCCCTCACACCATTATTCAGTTAGGCACTGGATATCGAAAATCCTTCTACAGTCTAAACCAAACTGCATTTCACACTGCAGTGGCGATTCGTTCAGTCGCTTCTGACAAGCTGATTACTCCTGTTGATTTAGGGCTACAAATGGGATTTGAAATCAAGAGCTTTATCATAGGCCTTCATTATGACATTGGCTTAAGAGATGCCATACGTTTTTCAAACCCAACCCATTCTTTTGAATTGGGATTGACCTGGATTGGGAATTATGACAATAATGGGTACGTGTGTCCTAAATTCTAA
- a CDS encoding C40 family peptidase, giving the protein MFYLFYIGAMTSYLVSQPLIPLRSNPSHKSEQVNQLLYGSEFVVMKSAGSWTKIKNLEDRYEGWMDSEAYIPQGVEDCMLNPFAIATIQINKEVMHLPFGSKVPYQFIDRYKLKEWQEKFQLNPTDKLHYFSTVFLNAPYLWGGKTIFGIDCSGLTQLYAAYMNVPIARDASQQALLGEEIHFSERREGDFAFFIQNNGPISHVGILLSPFEILHSSDFVRVDDFNSEGICRRSNGKISHQFHSIRRVLKFNLNSPNDIVLR; this is encoded by the coding sequence GTGTTTTATCTATTTTACATTGGTGCAATGACTAGCTATCTCGTTTCTCAACCGCTCATACCTTTAAGGTCAAATCCATCTCACAAAAGCGAACAGGTCAATCAATTGCTGTACGGCAGTGAATTTGTTGTTATGAAATCGGCGGGTAGTTGGACTAAGATAAAAAATTTGGAAGACCGCTATGAGGGCTGGATGGATTCTGAAGCTTATATTCCACAGGGAGTTGAGGATTGTATGCTCAATCCATTTGCAATTGCAACGATCCAAATTAATAAAGAGGTCATGCATTTACCCTTTGGGTCCAAAGTGCCGTATCAATTTATAGATCGGTATAAATTGAAAGAATGGCAAGAAAAATTTCAGCTTAACCCAACGGATAAATTACACTACTTTTCGACAGTGTTTCTAAATGCTCCTTACTTATGGGGCGGAAAGACCATTTTTGGGATCGATTGTTCAGGATTAACTCAACTCTATGCAGCATATATGAATGTCCCAATTGCCAGAGACGCCTCTCAGCAAGCTTTGTTGGGTGAGGAAATTCATTTTTCCGAGCGAAGGGAAGGGGATTTTGCATTTTTTATTCAAAACAATGGCCCGATCAGTCATGTCGGGATTCTGTTGAGTCCCTTTGAAATCCTACATTCTTCCGATTTTGTAAGAGTAGATGATTTCAATAGTGAGGGAATTTGCAGAAGGAGTAATGGGAAAATTTCACACCAATTCCATTCAATCAGAAGGGTGCTTAAATTTAATCTAAATAGCCCTAATGATATCGTACTTCGTTAG
- a CDS encoding pyridoxal-phosphate dependent enzyme, translating to MQFYQNILQTIGDTPLLKLNKICAGIPALVLAKVETFNPGHSIKDRMAVKMIDDAERAGKLKPGGTIIECTSGNTGMGLALVACVRGYRCIFTTSDKQSKEKIDMLKAMGAEVIVCPTNVEPTDPRSYYSVAEKLSKEIPNSFWCNQYDNLSNAKAHYETTGPEIWDQTGGKITHFVVGVGTGGTISGTAKYLKEKNPNIKIWGIDTYGSVFKKYHETGIFDEKEIYPYITEGIGEDILPKNVDFSLIDLFEKVTDKDAALAARRLAREEGLLLGYSAGSAMAGLIQLKDKLSKEDVVVLIFHDHGSRYIGKIYNDDWMRERGFLDAEKKVSDLVYAKADKEFYSVSSNDKIKEVLKIMKDRDISQLPVLVNGEIKGTISENTILSYILENPLQNADKDVASIMSEPMPMVPMDMPMSMLNKCFNEKIPGVITKDVNNRYHVLTKYDIIRAI from the coding sequence ATGCAATTTTATCAAAATATTCTACAAACCATCGGTGACACACCCCTGCTCAAACTAAATAAGATATGTGCAGGAATTCCTGCCTTGGTACTTGCGAAGGTGGAAACATTTAATCCTGGACATTCTATAAAGGATAGAATGGCCGTAAAAATGATCGACGACGCAGAGAGAGCGGGAAAACTAAAACCTGGTGGCACCATCATTGAATGTACCAGTGGAAATACAGGAATGGGTTTGGCTTTGGTGGCTTGTGTACGCGGATACCGTTGCATTTTTACCACCAGTGACAAACAATCGAAGGAAAAAATAGACATGTTGAAAGCCATGGGAGCTGAGGTAATTGTTTGTCCAACCAATGTAGAGCCGACTGATCCTAGATCCTACTACTCCGTCGCCGAAAAACTGAGCAAAGAAATTCCGAATTCTTTTTGGTGTAATCAATATGACAATTTGAGCAACGCCAAAGCACATTATGAAACCACCGGACCTGAAATTTGGGATCAAACTGGTGGAAAAATCACCCATTTTGTAGTAGGAGTCGGCACAGGAGGCACCATATCAGGTACCGCCAAATACCTCAAGGAGAAAAATCCCAATATCAAAATTTGGGGAATCGATACCTATGGTTCAGTTTTTAAAAAATACCATGAAACCGGAATATTTGATGAAAAGGAAATTTATCCTTATATCACAGAAGGAATCGGTGAAGACATTCTACCAAAAAATGTTGATTTTTCGTTAATTGATCTTTTTGAAAAAGTTACGGACAAAGATGCAGCTTTAGCTGCAAGACGTCTAGCCAGGGAAGAAGGTCTGCTATTGGGATATTCCGCTGGTTCTGCGATGGCAGGATTGATTCAGCTAAAAGATAAACTATCCAAAGAGGATGTCGTTGTACTTATTTTTCATGACCATGGAAGTCGGTATATAGGAAAAATCTACAATGATGACTGGATGAGGGAAAGAGGATTTTTGGACGCAGAGAAAAAGGTTTCTGATCTTGTTTATGCCAAAGCAGACAAAGAGTTCTATTCTGTCAGCTCGAATGATAAGATTAAGGAAGTCCTCAAAATCATGAAGGACAGGGATATATCCCAATTACCAGTATTGGTGAATGGAGAAATCAAGGGGACTATTTCAGAGAATACCATTCTCTCCTATATTCTAGAGAATCCATTACAAAATGCAGACAAGGATGTGGCTTCCATCATGTCTGAACCCATGCCTATGGTACCCATGGATATGCCAATGAGTATGCTGAATAAGTGTTTTAATGAAAAAATACCAGGGGTCATCACAAAGGATGTGAATAACCGATACCATGTTCTAACGAAGTACGATATCATTAGGGCTATTTAG
- a CDS encoding LysM peptidoglycan-binding domain-containing protein, whose protein sequence is MQYHFILLVYFLNLSFKIYAQDQPLYQLPEKALVQFDEHFKPFIVHQVTKKQTLYSIARLYSQKEIHLLKLNELSNLQSIKEGDYLKVPVNMSFKQTAHSIPLYYKVLPKETLYHILKHKTSFSRKEFETINPPVLKGMQANMLVQIGWMPGQEPSKLNESLISTREDSMKNAKIDSNAISLVPEIKTTPTFTYNFEKRGVAARSKIELGRGRFYALHRDVPKNKFIQILNPITGRSVLAKVVGRIPKTFAEDIEVVVSSEAAKELWAIDKKFFVEVKYSK, encoded by the coding sequence ATGCAATATCATTTTATACTTTTGGTTTATTTTCTAAACCTATCTTTTAAGATCTATGCACAAGATCAGCCATTGTATCAATTGCCGGAAAAGGCATTGGTTCAATTTGATGAACATTTCAAACCATTTATTGTGCATCAAGTCACCAAGAAACAAACTTTATATAGCATTGCAAGGCTCTATAGCCAAAAAGAGATCCATCTATTAAAATTGAATGAACTTTCTAATTTGCAATCAATCAAAGAAGGCGACTATTTGAAAGTGCCGGTCAATATGAGCTTTAAGCAAACTGCTCACAGCATACCTTTGTATTATAAAGTATTACCCAAAGAAACGCTATACCATATCCTTAAACACAAAACTTCCTTTTCGCGAAAGGAATTTGAAACAATAAATCCACCCGTTTTAAAAGGGATGCAGGCCAATATGCTGGTACAAATCGGTTGGATGCCGGGGCAAGAGCCCTCCAAACTCAATGAATCCCTAATTTCTACCAGAGAAGACAGCATGAAAAATGCCAAAATAGATAGCAATGCAATATCTTTGGTTCCTGAGATAAAGACTACTCCTACTTTTACATACAATTTTGAAAAAAGAGGAGTTGCCGCCAGGTCAAAAATAGAATTGGGAAGGGGCCGGTTTTACGCGCTTCACAGAGACGTTCCCAAAAATAAGTTTATCCAGATTTTAAATCCTATTACAGGAAGATCCGTTTTGGCAAAAGTTGTGGGTAGAATTCCAAAAACATTTGCAGAAGATATCGAAGTGGTGGTATCCTCAGAAGCTGCAAAAGAATTGTGGGCAATTGACAAAAAGTTTTTTGTTGAAGTCAAATATTCTAAATAG
- the kdsB gene encoding 3-deoxy-manno-octulosonate cytidylyltransferase, with amino-acid sequence MKVLAIIPARLGSSRLSAKVLRMIQNKSLIQRVYENVLACPGLSEVVVAVDHPSVFDHVISFGGKAVMTSDGLLSGTDRCAAVSKQYHDFPLVVNVQGDEPFIGTSEIQIVIQQLQNLDADIASLMVKMEDPMDLNNPNVVKVVCKLNGEAMYFSRSAIPYNRSFEMEEWVNRAVYWRHIGIYGFKRDTLLQITNLPESKYEGIEKLEQLRWLESGYRIKMGIGNYRGIGIDTEDDLKKAEEILSK; translated from the coding sequence ATGAAAGTATTGGCTATCATACCCGCGCGTTTGGGGTCTTCCAGGCTGTCCGCCAAAGTCTTGCGCATGATCCAGAATAAGTCGTTGATACAGAGGGTGTACGAAAATGTATTGGCATGTCCTGGCTTAAGTGAGGTGGTAGTTGCCGTTGATCATCCATCGGTATTTGATCACGTGATCTCATTTGGCGGTAAGGCTGTCATGACCTCTGATGGATTATTGTCGGGTACGGATCGTTGCGCAGCAGTGAGTAAGCAGTATCATGATTTTCCATTGGTGGTCAATGTTCAAGGTGATGAACCATTTATTGGAACTTCTGAGATCCAGATTGTGATCCAACAACTTCAGAATTTGGATGCCGATATCGCCTCATTGATGGTGAAGATGGAAGATCCGATGGATTTAAATAACCCAAATGTGGTAAAAGTGGTGTGCAAGCTCAATGGAGAAGCCATGTATTTTTCAAGGTCTGCAATACCTTACAATCGAAGTTTCGAGATGGAAGAATGGGTAAATAGGGCAGTGTATTGGCGACATATTGGAATTTATGGTTTCAAGAGGGATACTTTATTGCAGATTACCAACTTGCCGGAAAGTAAATATGAAGGAATTGAAAAATTGGAACAACTGAGATGGCTTGAATCAGGCTACAGGATTAAGATGGGAATTGGTAATTATCGGGGGATAGGAATTGACACAGAAGATGATTTAAAAAAGGCTGAAGAAATTTTGTCAAAATAA
- a CDS encoding metallophosphoesterase, producing MGFFILLAIIFLIEIYAFQGFKVVINSMESAAWRMAANWAYWLISILLLTISLFGLYFYRKNLQFPELSKWTLNIFISIFITKIIFILFVFSEDVYRFVFGIGRKMVGQESDGFLPERRLFFNQLGLLVASVPFVSFLYGITKGKYHFKIHTVSIEFEDLPEEFDGFRIAQFSDFHSGSFDNHEEVARGLQMLQAQNCDLIVFTGDLVNNKANEFLPYQKLFKDLSAPFGKYSILGNHDYGDYTSWPSPSDKQNNFDQLCRLHAELGFQLLRDEHNLIEIKGQSIAICGVENWGIGFGKRGNLAKALNGVDEEKFKILLSHDPSHWEHEVKMYPSKVQLCLSGHTHGAQMGVEIPGIKFSPVQFRYAHWAGLKEEGMRYHYINRGFGYLGFGGRVGIWPEITVLELKSKEKNVVG from the coding sequence ATGGGTTTTTTCATATTATTGGCCATTATTTTTTTGATTGAAATCTATGCATTCCAGGGTTTTAAAGTTGTAATTAATTCTATGGAGTCTGCAGCTTGGCGAATGGCAGCCAACTGGGCTTATTGGCTTATTTCTATTTTGCTTTTGACAATTAGTTTGTTTGGATTGTATTTTTATCGAAAAAATCTTCAATTTCCAGAATTGTCCAAATGGACTTTGAATATTTTCATTTCTATTTTTATTACCAAAATCATTTTCATTTTGTTTGTTTTTTCTGAAGATGTTTATCGATTTGTTTTTGGTATAGGGCGCAAAATGGTGGGTCAAGAAAGTGATGGTTTTCTGCCTGAAAGGCGATTGTTTTTTAATCAACTTGGTTTATTGGTGGCCAGTGTACCCTTTGTTTCATTTCTTTACGGAATCACCAAAGGAAAATATCATTTTAAGATTCACACTGTCAGTATAGAGTTTGAAGACTTGCCGGAAGAATTTGATGGATTTAGGATTGCGCAATTTTCAGATTTTCACAGTGGGAGTTTTGACAATCACGAGGAGGTGGCCAGAGGATTGCAAATGTTGCAGGCTCAAAATTGTGATTTGATTGTTTTTACAGGTGACCTGGTCAACAACAAAGCGAATGAATTTTTACCGTATCAGAAATTATTCAAAGATCTTTCTGCTCCATTTGGGAAGTACTCAATCCTTGGCAATCATGACTACGGTGATTATACAAGTTGGCCTAGTCCATCAGACAAACAAAATAATTTTGATCAATTGTGTAGATTGCATGCAGAGTTAGGTTTTCAGCTTTTGCGGGATGAGCATAATCTAATTGAAATAAAAGGACAATCTATTGCGATTTGCGGTGTTGAGAACTGGGGAATTGGGTTTGGGAAAAGGGGCAATTTAGCCAAGGCTTTGAATGGAGTAGATGAAGAAAAATTTAAAATTTTGCTTTCTCATGATCCCTCTCATTGGGAGCATGAAGTTAAAATGTATCCTAGCAAAGTGCAACTCTGTCTATCTGGTCATACCCATGGAGCTCAAATGGGAGTAGAAATTCCCGGTATTAAATTTAGTCCGGTGCAATTTAGATATGCGCATTGGGCCGGATTAAAGGAAGAGGGCATGCGATATCACTATATAAACCGAGGATTTGGATACCTTGGCTTTGGAGGTAGGGTAGGAATATGGCCGGAAATTACGGTATTGGAACTTAAAAGCAAAGAAAAAAATGTGGTCGGCTGA
- the msrB gene encoding peptide-methionine (R)-S-oxide reductase MsrB, with translation MKIINVITALVLIINTGACQTRTESKHNEPSKGKTKIANPQIPLKVVKLELSETEWKSRLDEMQYYVLREKGTERPFTGKYYNQHTNGIYCCSGCGMALFDSKSKFDSGTGWPSYYQPIRKDLIIEFPDISHGMKRVEVVCARCNGHLGHVFEDGPQPTGLRYCINSVSLEFVPQ, from the coding sequence ATGAAAATCATTAATGTGATCACAGCTTTAGTTTTGATTATTAATACTGGTGCTTGTCAGACCAGGACTGAATCAAAACATAATGAACCTTCTAAGGGCAAAACGAAAATTGCCAATCCTCAAATTCCTTTGAAAGTTGTAAAATTAGAACTTTCTGAAACAGAGTGGAAATCCAGATTGGATGAAATGCAGTACTATGTATTGCGTGAAAAAGGAACGGAAAGACCTTTTACCGGAAAATATTACAATCAACATACCAATGGGATATATTGCTGCAGTGGTTGTGGAATGGCCTTATTTGATTCTAAATCTAAATTTGATTCAGGAACAGGCTGGCCTAGTTATTATCAACCCATCCGGAAAGATCTTATCATAGAATTTCCTGATATCAGTCACGGAATGAAACGAGTGGAAGTGGTTTGTGCAAGGTGCAATGGCCATCTTGGACATGTCTTTGAAGATGGCCCTCAACCAACCGGACTCCGCTATTGTATAAACAGCGTCTCACTTGAGTTTGTACCTCAATAA
- the rimO gene encoding 30S ribosomal protein S12 methylthiotransferase RimO, producing MKTKSYRKERVQLVTLGCSKNLVDSENLMHQLDDNDYHVEHNPTGNKHSDIIIVNTCGFIDRAKEESIETILTYAKLKSQGTIGKLFVTGCLSQRYKDKLEDEIPEVDAFFGTMEMPALLHKLNADYKNELVGERVLTTPSHYAYFKISEGCNRTCTFCAIPLMRGKHLSVPMEDLYIQAKKLAAQGVKELILIAQELTYYGLDLYKERKLADLLTLLCQVEGIEWIRLHYAYPSKFPLEVLDVIQKQNKICNYIDIPFQHISDKILKDMKRQITKAETIELIDKIRSKIPGVAIRTTMLVGFPTETEEDFEELCDFIKQTKFDRLGVFQYSHEEDTGAYRLVDQIGQEVKEQRAQKLMSIQEEISQELNDQKIGQVLKVLIDRKEKEYYIGRAFSDSPEVDNEIYIKYSGYLRIGDFVHAKIVETHPFDLYATLIKPDQND from the coding sequence TTGAAAACCAAATCCTACCGAAAAGAAAGAGTCCAACTTGTAACCTTGGGTTGTTCCAAAAATCTGGTCGATTCCGAAAATCTCATGCACCAATTGGATGACAATGATTACCATGTAGAGCATAACCCAACTGGTAACAAACATTCGGACATTATCATCGTAAATACCTGTGGTTTTATTGATAGAGCAAAAGAGGAATCCATCGAAACCATTTTAACTTATGCCAAACTAAAGTCGCAGGGAACTATTGGAAAGCTTTTTGTAACTGGCTGCCTCAGCCAAAGATACAAAGACAAACTCGAAGATGAAATTCCAGAAGTGGACGCCTTCTTTGGCACCATGGAAATGCCCGCTCTTTTGCACAAATTAAATGCAGATTACAAAAATGAATTGGTAGGTGAAAGGGTACTCACTACACCATCGCACTATGCGTATTTCAAGATTTCAGAAGGCTGCAACCGAACCTGCACTTTTTGCGCCATCCCTTTGATGAGAGGAAAACACTTAAGTGTCCCCATGGAAGATTTATATATCCAAGCCAAGAAACTGGCTGCACAAGGTGTTAAAGAGTTAATCCTTATCGCACAAGAATTGACCTATTACGGTTTGGATTTATACAAAGAAAGGAAATTAGCAGATTTATTGACTCTTTTGTGTCAGGTGGAAGGGATTGAATGGATCAGACTTCATTACGCTTACCCTTCAAAATTTCCATTGGAAGTATTAGATGTGATTCAAAAACAAAATAAAATCTGCAACTATATTGACATTCCTTTTCAGCATATTTCAGATAAAATTCTGAAGGATATGAAACGGCAAATTACAAAGGCAGAAACCATTGAATTGATCGACAAAATAAGAAGCAAGATTCCGGGTGTTGCCATTCGCACTACAATGCTGGTTGGCTTTCCGACAGAAACAGAGGAAGATTTTGAGGAGCTCTGTGATTTTATAAAACAGACAAAATTTGATCGCCTTGGTGTTTTTCAATACTCCCACGAAGAAGATACAGGAGCGTATCGTTTGGTTGACCAAATTGGTCAAGAAGTAAAAGAACAAAGGGCACAAAAGCTAATGTCTATTCAAGAAGAGATATCGCAGGAATTAAATGATCAAAAGATCGGACAGGTATTAAAGGTCTTGATTGACAGAAAAGAAAAAGAATACTACATTGGAAGAGCCTTTTCCGATAGTCCTGAAGTGGATAATGAAATCTATATCAAATATTCAGGCTACTTGCGCATAGGTGACTTTGTTCATGCTAAAATTGTTGAAACACATCCATTTGATTTGTATGCCACTTTGATAAAACCTGATCAAAATGATTAA
- a CDS encoding TrmH family RNA methyltransferase — protein sequence MTYLKLHNHELNRPDLISYKNQPKLGIILMADRLRSGHNVGSLFRIADSFAFEAIALSGYTVRPPHKEIHKTAIGATESVEWHDVEDPSEYITRYKEKGYKIIALEQTQGSILLQDFQVEKKEKYLIILGNELDGVAQILLDMVDVCIEIPQHGTKHSLNVSVAAGIVSWHFYAGMIY from the coding sequence ATGACTTACCTCAAACTTCACAACCATGAATTAAATCGACCAGATCTCATAAGTTATAAAAATCAGCCAAAGTTAGGCATTATTCTCATGGCAGATAGGCTTCGATCAGGACACAATGTGGGGTCTCTTTTCAGAATTGCTGATTCTTTTGCATTTGAAGCCATCGCATTATCGGGATATACCGTCCGCCCACCGCACAAAGAAATTCACAAAACGGCCATCGGAGCCACTGAAAGTGTGGAATGGCATGATGTCGAAGATCCTTCGGAATATATTACGAGGTACAAAGAAAAGGGATATAAGATCATTGCTTTGGAGCAAACGCAAGGCAGCATCCTCTTACAGGACTTTCAGGTAGAAAAAAAAGAAAAATATCTGATTATTTTGGGAAATGAACTGGATGGAGTAGCGCAAATACTTCTTGACATGGTCGATGTCTGCATCGAAATCCCTCAACATGGCACAAAACATTCATTAAATGTCAGTGTAGCTGCAGGGATTGTCTCATGGCATTTTTACGCAGGGATGATATATTAA
- a CDS encoding CTP synthase encodes MSKFIFVTGGVTSSLGKGIIAASLAKLLQGHGFKVTIQKFDPYINVDPGTLNPYEHGECYVTDDGAETDLDLGHYERFLNISTSQANNVTTGRIYQTVINKERAGEFLGKTVQVIPHITDEIKRRMLLLSDKGYDMIITELGGTVGDIESLPYLEALRQLRMELGENNYCTVHLTLIPYLAAAKELKTKPTQHSVKELQESGVQPNILVCRTEKPISDDIRQKLALFCNLKKENVIEAIDADTIYEVPLLMLKEKLDVRVLKELKLKSKGIPELKAWKEFLKNLRHPIHEVHVGLIGKYNELPDAYKSIYESFVHAGAANQCKVRVKAIHSESLENPMRLAEELSGLDGILVAPGFGERGIEGKIESVKFARENKIPFLGICLGMQCAVVEYARNVLGFKKAASTEVDPKTKFPVIHIMSDQLQITEKGGTMRLGAYDCRVNRNTKAWIAYKKTLISERHRHRYEFNNQYLKQFEEKGMLASGIHPNKNLVEIIELKDHPWFVGVQFHPELKSTVENPHPLFVSFIQHCIKNKKS; translated from the coding sequence ATGTCTAAATTCATTTTTGTTACGGGAGGAGTAACCTCTTCATTGGGAAAAGGGATTATTGCCGCCTCTCTTGCCAAATTGCTTCAAGGGCATGGTTTTAAAGTTACCATTCAAAAATTTGATCCCTATATCAATGTTGATCCGGGAACGCTCAACCCATACGAACATGGCGAATGTTATGTGACTGACGATGGAGCTGAAACGGATTTGGATTTAGGACATTATGAGAGATTTTTAAACATCTCCACTTCTCAAGCCAATAATGTCACCACCGGAAGAATTTACCAAACAGTAATTAACAAAGAACGTGCTGGTGAGTTTTTGGGAAAGACGGTTCAAGTGATTCCTCATATCACTGACGAGATTAAGAGACGAATGTTGTTGTTGTCGGACAAAGGATATGACATGATCATCACTGAACTGGGAGGGACGGTTGGAGATATTGAGTCACTTCCATATTTAGAAGCATTGAGGCAATTGAGAATGGAGTTGGGAGAAAACAATTACTGCACAGTCCATCTCACCCTGATACCTTACCTAGCAGCGGCCAAAGAATTGAAGACAAAGCCCACCCAACACTCTGTAAAAGAACTACAGGAATCCGGGGTCCAGCCCAACATTCTCGTTTGCAGAACTGAGAAACCCATTTCTGATGATATCCGTCAAAAATTGGCGCTATTTTGCAATCTTAAGAAAGAAAATGTGATTGAAGCCATCGATGCAGATACCATTTATGAAGTCCCCTTACTGATGTTGAAAGAAAAACTGGATGTCCGAGTCCTCAAAGAGCTAAAACTAAAGTCAAAAGGCATTCCCGAATTAAAAGCCTGGAAAGAATTTCTTAAAAATCTGAGGCATCCCATCCACGAGGTGCATGTTGGATTGATCGGAAAATACAATGAGCTACCGGATGCTTATAAGTCCATTTATGAATCCTTTGTCCATGCAGGTGCTGCCAATCAATGCAAGGTCCGTGTTAAAGCCATTCATTCAGAGTCACTTGAAAATCCAATGCGCCTTGCAGAAGAATTATCGGGTTTAGATGGTATACTCGTTGCGCCAGGATTTGGTGAGCGCGGAATAGAAGGAAAAATTGAATCTGTAAAATTTGCAAGGGAAAATAAAATTCCATTTCTGGGAATTTGTTTGGGTATGCAATGCGCAGTTGTTGAGTATGCCAGAAATGTGTTGGGCTTCAAAAAAGCGGCATCCACGGAAGTAGATCCCAAAACCAAGTTCCCTGTTATTCATATTATGTCCGATCAACTCCAAATCACAGAAAAAGGCGGAACCATGCGACTTGGGGCATACGACTGCAGAGTTAACAGGAATACAAAAGCTTGGATTGCGTACAAAAAAACGCTCATTTCTGAAAGACACAGACACCGATATGAATTCAACAACCAATATTTGAAGCAATTTGAAGAAAAAGGCATGCTAGCCTCAGGTATTCATCCCAACAAAAATCTTGTGGAAATCATTGAACTTAAAGACCATCCGTGGTTCGTTGGTGTTCAGTTTCATCCTGAATTAAAAAGTACTGTGGAAAATCCACATCCATTGTTTGTAAGTTTTATCCAACATTGCATCAAAAACAAAAAAAGCTAA
- a CDS encoding phosphatase PAP2 family protein, giving the protein MDYLIELDQNLFLWIQHHLRNHLFDLPVAILRDKHTWLPLYVFLISYLAFWRKTKILKILLFVAMIVGFSDQLSSNFLKKRVKRIRPCQETSLLQYYKPVLGCSGGYSFPSSHASNHAALGVFLFFVLGAPSSNWRYGLLAWPFLIGFAQLYIGVHYPLDLLGGWLMGGLLGSLMYLIYTKTGQGHQRV; this is encoded by the coding sequence ATGGATTATTTAATAGAACTAGATCAAAATTTGTTCTTGTGGATCCAGCACCATCTAAGAAACCATCTATTTGATCTCCCGGTAGCGATTCTCAGAGACAAGCATACTTGGCTGCCATTGTATGTGTTTTTGATTAGCTATCTTGCATTTTGGCGCAAAACCAAAATACTCAAGATTCTCCTTTTTGTTGCAATGATTGTTGGCTTTTCAGATCAGCTTAGCAGCAATTTTCTCAAAAAGAGGGTCAAGAGAATCAGACCCTGTCAGGAGACTTCTCTTCTTCAATATTATAAACCTGTATTGGGATGCAGCGGTGGATACAGCTTTCCCTCATCCCATGCCTCAAACCATGCGGCACTGGGCGTATTTTTATTTTTTGTCCTCGGAGCTCCAAGCTCAAACTGGCGTTATGGACTTTTGGCCTGGCCATTTCTCATAGGATTTGCGCAATTGTATATTGGTGTTCATTATCCTTTGGATCTACTGGGTGGATGGCTGATGGGTGGATTATTGGGATCGCTGATGTACCTGATTTACACCAAAACTGGTCAAGGTCACCAAAGGGTTTAA